The genomic region TATCTTTTAAGCACCATAACAAACACTGAAAATAATTTTAAGTTTCAGCTGGCTAGGGTGAAACTAATTCAAAAAGAGTTGTTGAATCGTGTATTAATATTCACAAAAAGTGGTTAATACCTACTAAGTGTGGGGGACTCATTATTGTAACAAGGTTCCATGATCCATCATAGATGGTGACAAAAACAACACAGTACATACAAAACATATATATCAATATTTCAGTTTACCTAAAAGTCTTGGTCTTTGGTCTAGAAGTCTTCGTTGATTTTTTACCCTTCATTAAAATACTAATTAATACAATAAGGTGAATGAATTGAAGTAACATCATAAATAATGTCAACCAACAAGTAAAGCCATCATAATTAACTACCAAATCCAACCTACGTATATATATAAATAGAAGCTATTGCTGATGCATCAAATCAATATATGTTTATGTAAGTTTTTGAAACACACTTGAGAGAAGTTGCATTATTTCTAAGTAGCATATATTCTGACAGAAATAATTCCATTCCTTCCAACCATATCAGTGAATATTTTCCATTCAAGgtaattatatatattactatttaTTTCTATTAAGGCTTGCTGCTTGGTTCATTTTTCATTGAAAAAGAAACAAATTTTGTTATATATGCTTATTTTCTTCTGTTGTCTCATTCACATAGATGAAAACTAACTCTATCTATGTATCTTTGTTTTTCAAGTTTATCTGTTTTTGTTATATGTCTAATctatataaattaaaagaaattcagTTTAGTTTTCTGCCTTTTCAAGATTATATATGTTAATAATATATTTGAAGCTAAGTGATTTATTGAATATTCACTTTGTGATGGATTCTATTAGGCAAGAAGAGAAGTTAGGTTGCAATGGCTTCTCCAAACATTAACAACAATAATGCTTTAGAAGGAGAAACAAAACCTAAGATTCAAGAAATATTGATTAACATTCCAGAACATTTTGAACCATTGGTGTTTGATGAATGTTGCATTTACAAGGTTCCTTCTCATCTATTCAAGTTGAATGAGGAAGCTTACACACCAAAGTTCATCTCAATAGGCCCTATTCACTGCAAAGATTCAAAACTGAGACAAGAGAATCAGAAACAAAGGTACTTCCATGCTTTCTATAAGCGCCTAAATAAATCACAGGCTTTAGCTTTGAAGAGGTATAGAACAATCTATCTTGAACAAGAGAAGAAAACTATAAGAGACTCTTATTCAGAGCTTGTTGAGCCTTGCAATGATAATGATTTTATGAACATGATCCTACTTGATTCTGTGTTCATCATGGAACTCTTTCTGAGAAATTCAGAAGAGAAAAAAGATGAACATGATCCCATGTTCAAAACATCATGGATTTGCAAAGCCATACAAAGGGACTTGTTGCTACTTGAGAATCAAATTCCAATGTTTGTGTTGGAGAAACTATACAATAGTGTGTTACTCTTAAGTGATGGTGACAACAAGAAAGACCATGAAGCTAATTTTCTTAAGCTTGCTTTTAAATACTTTGAAGATTTTTATCCACAGAATGAGCCTAGTGATATAGCGGATATgatcaaaaattacaaaacttgCAAACACTTTACTGATTTAATCAGATTCACCTACCTACCCAGAAAAATTCAGATAAAGGGTGTGAACCCAAAAGACGATTTTACCCCTTATCCAATAGActatcatatccctagaactgcAACAAGATTGAATGAAGCTGGGGTAAGCTTTGAGAAAGTTCAAGGTAGAAGCTACTTAGACATAAAGTTCCACAAGGTCAAAATCCTAAGCTGGTTTTTGTGCTTTGGTTTCTTACCATTGACCAAATATTTCAAAGCACGTTTGCAATTTCCTCAGCTGAAAGTGTATCAAATAACAGAATGTGTTCTGAGGAACCTAATTGCATTTGAGCAGTG from Arachis ipaensis cultivar K30076 chromosome B02, Araip1.1, whole genome shotgun sequence harbors:
- the LOC107624796 gene encoding UPF0481 protein At3g47200-like, which gives rise to MASPNINNNNALEGETKPKIQEILINIPEHFEPLVFDECCIYKVPSHLFKLNEEAYTPKFISIGPIHCKDSKLRQENQKQRYFHAFYKRLNKSQALALKRYRTIYLEQEKKTIRDSYSELVEPCNDNDFMNMILLDSVFIMELFLRNSEEKKDEHDPMFKTSWICKAIQRDLLLLENQIPMFVLEKLYNSVLLLSDGDNKKDHEANFLKLAFKYFEDFYPQNEPSDIADMIKNYKTCKHFTDLIRFTYLPRKIQIKGVNPKDDFTPYPIDYHIPRTATRLNEAGVSFEKVQGRSYLDIKFHKVKILSWFLCFGFLPLTKYFKARLQFPQLKVYQITECVLRNLIAFEQCHYSDQPFICNYVSLIDSLIHTHEDVELLVDKEAIVHELGSHTELATLVNCLCRNIVVSSNYYGKTIKKLNSHYSNCWMHYMGMLRSVYFRDPWRFSSSIVGFAVFLFAIFNFLKVIGVFHP